Proteins encoded by one window of Polyodon spathula isolate WHYD16114869_AA chromosome 16, ASM1765450v1, whole genome shotgun sequence:
- the LOC121328887 gene encoding retinoid-binding protein 7-like isoform X2: protein MCNDVTKSGIDFATRKIANMLKPQKVIEQKGDFFKVQTLSTFRNYNAEFTVGEEFNEETKGLDNRKCKTLVTWDNDRLVCVQKGEKNNRGWIHWIEGDQLFLELSCEDQICKQVYKKAD from the exons ATGTGTAATGATGTGACTAAATCAG GCATTGATTTTGCTACTCGGAAAATCGCTAACATGCTGAAGCCCCAAAAGGTGATTGAGCAGAAAGGGGATTTCTTCAAAGTGCAGACTCTAAGCACCTTCCGGAATTACAACGCGGAGTTCACAGTGGGGGAGGAGTTCAACGAGGAAACCAAAGGACTGGACAATCGCAAGTGCAAG ACGCTAGTTACGTGGGATAACGACAGACTTGTTTGCGTGCAAAAGGGAGAGAAGAATAATCGAGGCTGGATACATTGGATCGAGGGAGACCAGCTATTTCTG GAACTATCCTGTGAGGATCAAATCTGCAAGCAAGTTTATAAGAAGGCTGATTGA
- the LOC121328887 gene encoding retinoid-binding protein 7-like isoform X1, which translates to MPADYNGTWNMVSNDNFEGYMQALGIDFATRKIANMLKPQKVIEQKGDFFKVQTLSTFRNYNAEFTVGEEFNEETKGLDNRKCKTLVTWDNDRLVCVQKGEKNNRGWIHWIEGDQLFLELSCEDQICKQVYKKAD; encoded by the exons ATGCCTGCCGATTACAACGGTACCTGGAATATGGTCAGTAATGATAACTTTGAAGGTTACATGCAAGCATTGG GCATTGATTTTGCTACTCGGAAAATCGCTAACATGCTGAAGCCCCAAAAGGTGATTGAGCAGAAAGGGGATTTCTTCAAAGTGCAGACTCTAAGCACCTTCCGGAATTACAACGCGGAGTTCACAGTGGGGGAGGAGTTCAACGAGGAAACCAAAGGACTGGACAATCGCAAGTGCAAG ACGCTAGTTACGTGGGATAACGACAGACTTGTTTGCGTGCAAAAGGGAGAGAAGAATAATCGAGGCTGGATACATTGGATCGAGGGAGACCAGCTATTTCTG GAACTATCCTGTGAGGATCAAATCTGCAAGCAAGTTTATAAGAAGGCTGATTGA
- the LOC121328887 gene encoding retinoid-binding protein 7-like isoform X3, translating into MLKPQKVIEQKGDFFKVQTLSTFRNYNAEFTVGEEFNEETKGLDNRKCKTLVTWDNDRLVCVQKGEKNNRGWIHWIEGDQLFLELSCEDQICKQVYKKAD; encoded by the exons ATGCTGAAGCCCCAAAAGGTGATTGAGCAGAAAGGGGATTTCTTCAAAGTGCAGACTCTAAGCACCTTCCGGAATTACAACGCGGAGTTCACAGTGGGGGAGGAGTTCAACGAGGAAACCAAAGGACTGGACAATCGCAAGTGCAAG ACGCTAGTTACGTGGGATAACGACAGACTTGTTTGCGTGCAAAAGGGAGAGAAGAATAATCGAGGCTGGATACATTGGATCGAGGGAGACCAGCTATTTCTG GAACTATCCTGTGAGGATCAAATCTGCAAGCAAGTTTATAAGAAGGCTGATTGA
- the LOC121328892 gene encoding beta-catenin-interacting protein 1 isoform X1: MNSDSAPGKTPEEMYIEQKVRVLLMLKKMGSNLTPSEEAFLRSYSGVVNSQLSQLPQHPIDQEQESCPLQCTVGMLHKHDRMYRAVLSHWVAEQYVRL; encoded by the exons ATGAACAGTGACTCTGCCCCCGGGAAGACTCCCGAGGAGATGTACATCGAGCAGAAGGTGCGAGTCCTGCTCATGCTGAAGAAGATGGGATCCAAC TTGACCCCAAGTGAAGAAGCCTTTCTGCGAAGCTACTCTGGAGTAGTGAACAGCCAGCTGAGTCAGCTTCCCCAGCACCCCATCGACCAGG AGCAGGAATCTTGTCCCCTTCAATGCACCGTGGGTATGCTGCACAAACATGACCGTATGTATCGAGCAGTGCTGTCGCATTGGGTTGCAGAACAATATGTGAGGCTCTAA
- the lzic gene encoding protein LZIC, with protein sequence MASRGKTETSKLKQNLEEQLDRLMQQLQDLDECREELDEEEYEETKKETLEQLNEFSESLNKIMSGDMTLVDELGGMQLAIQAAISQAFKTPEVIRMFAKKQPDQLRTRLAEMDRDVMVGKLPRNVYTLQKVEILTALRKLGEKLASEDESFLSANASATLSHFEKVSGDLGSGDKVLALASSEVGKVKK encoded by the exons ATGGCTTCACGAGGGAAGACAGAAaccagcaaattaaaacaaaacttggAAGAGCAGCTGGACAGGCTGATGCAACAGCTTCAGGATCTAGATGAGTGCAG AGAGGAGCTCGACGAGGAGGAGTATGAGGAGACGAAAAAGGAAACCCTGGAGCAGCTGAACGAGTTCAGCGAGTCCCTGAACAAAATCATGTCGGGAGATATGACTTTAGTGGATGAACTCGGCGGAATGCAGCTG GCAATCCAAGCAGCCATCAGTCAGGCATTCAAAACTCCAGAAGTGATCCGAATGTTTGCAAAGAAACAGCCAGACCAGCTCAGGACAAGACTGGCGGAG ATGGACAGAGACGTTATGGTCGGGAAACTGCCTCGCAATGTTTACACCCTGCAGAAAGTGGAAATCCTCACAGCCTTGAGGAAACTGGGAGAAAAG CTCGCATCAGAAGATGAATCTTTTCTCTCTGCTAACGCTAGTGCCACACTAAGCCATTTTGAAAAAGTTTCTGGAGATCTTG GATCTGGAGATAAAGTGCTTGCCTTGGCCAGTTCAGAAGTGGGAAAGGTAAAGAAGTAA